From the Clostridium sp. Marseille-P299 genome, one window contains:
- a CDS encoding ethanolamine ammonia-lyase subunit EutB produces the protein MILKTLLFGHTYEFKSLMDVMAKANEEKSGDTLAGLAAESAEERVAAKVVLANITLEQLRNNPAVPYEIDEVTRIIQDDVNEKIYNEIKNWTVAEFREWILDENTTGADIRRISRGITSEMVAAVAKLMSNMDLIYGASKIRVTAHCNTTIGEPGTLSCRLQPNHPTDDPDGIMASLLEGLTFGAGDALLGLNPVDDSTESVVRVLKRFEDIKQKFKIPTQTCVLAHVTTQMDAIRKGAPSDLIFQSIAGSQKGNEAFGFNAAIIEEARQLALSEGTAEGPNVMYFETGQGSELSSEAHHGCDQVTMEARCYGFAKHYNPFIVNTVVGFIGPEYLYDGRQVNRAGLEDHFMGKLTGISMGCDACYTNHMKADQNTIEDLSVLLTTAGCNYFMGIPHGDDVMLNYQTTGYHETAALREMFGLTAIKPFHEWMLKMGFIDEKGKLTKLAGDASVLF, from the coding sequence ATGATTTTAAAGACACTATTGTTTGGACATACCTATGAGTTTAAATCTCTCATGGATGTTATGGCAAAAGCAAATGAGGAAAAATCGGGAGATACCCTAGCTGGGCTTGCAGCAGAATCGGCGGAAGAACGAGTAGCTGCTAAGGTTGTTCTAGCTAATATAACATTAGAACAGCTAAGAAATAATCCAGCAGTACCTTACGAAATTGACGAAGTAACTAGAATTATTCAAGATGATGTGAATGAGAAAATCTACAATGAGATTAAAAATTGGACCGTCGCAGAATTTCGTGAATGGATTCTCGATGAAAATACAACAGGCGCTGACATCCGTAGAATTAGCAGAGGAATTACCTCTGAAATGGTAGCCGCTGTTGCTAAGTTAATGTCAAATATGGACTTGATCTATGGTGCAAGTAAGATTCGTGTCACTGCTCATTGTAATACTACTATTGGTGAACCTGGTACTTTAAGTTGCCGTCTTCAACCAAACCATCCAACGGATGATCCTGACGGTATTATGGCATCTTTATTAGAAGGCTTAACCTTTGGTGCAGGCGATGCATTACTTGGTCTAAACCCAGTAGATGATTCAACAGAAAGTGTTGTTCGTGTCTTAAAACGTTTTGAAGACATAAAACAAAAATTTAAAATACCAACACAGACCTGTGTTCTTGCCCACGTAACGACTCAGATGGATGCAATTAGAAAAGGCGCTCCTTCTGATTTGATTTTCCAATCCATAGCTGGTTCACAAAAAGGAAATGAGGCCTTTGGTTTTAATGCAGCTATTATTGAAGAAGCAAGGCAACTTGCGTTATCGGAAGGTACTGCCGAGGGACCAAATGTTATGTATTTTGAAACAGGTCAAGGTTCTGAGTTATCTTCAGAAGCACATCATGGTTGTGATCAAGTAACGATGGAAGCACGTTGCTATGGATTTGCAAAACATTATAATCCATTCATTGTTAATACCGTTGTAGGATTTATTGGTCCAGAGTATTTATACGATGGTCGTCAGGTAAATCGTGCAGGGTTAGAAGATCATTTTATGGGTAAATTAACTGGAATCTCCATGGGATGCGATGCATGTTATACCAACCATATGAAAGCGGACCAAAATACAATCGAGGATCTTTCCGTACTCCTTACAACTGCTGGTTGTAATTATTTTATGGGTATTCCACATGGCGATGACGTAATGCTTAATTACCAGACCACTGGTTATCATGAAACAGCAGCACTTCGTGAAATGTTTGGATTAACCGCCATTAAACCATTCCATGAATGGATGCTTAAAATGGGATTTATTGACGAAAAAGGCAAGCTGACAAAATTAGCCGGTGACGCTTCCGTCTTATTCTAG